Proteins encoded in a region of the Dreissena polymorpha isolate Duluth1 chromosome 6, UMN_Dpol_1.0, whole genome shotgun sequence genome:
- the LOC127833304 gene encoding uncharacterized protein LOC127833304, which translates to MEVHDNYLTKTYQPGTVRSALTVVWAFLKWAGDRKHAPATTVEEADCTIHGCLSATRVALPSAAAPEQQSQREETMYDETDGHDFTHHSDDDTNVPMPSVAALEPDPETDTQALDLETSLTDSLGEIKDAQGALDDAQYFQRQESECKSSSSSSVPIRVVSRKRLRQVSSSDEEDPYTTTTTSRISTGSSRHRVSEDETREILNVFADEIAKYVDTGKTVSILDVREKRTPKIAALSEKQLREKLRNIVKNLKLRKSYIVAYP; encoded by the exons ATGGAGGTCCATGACAACTACCTAACCAAGACCTACCAGCCAGGAACAGTTCGATCCGCCCTGACAGTGGTTTGGGCCTTCTTGAAGTGGGCCGGGGACAGAAAGCATGCACCAGCAACAACGGTGGAGGAA GCCGATTGCACTATCCATGGCTGCCTGTCAGCCACACGCGTAGCTCTGCCCTCCGCCGCCGCCCCGGAGCAGCAATCACAGCGTGAGGAAACGATG taCGATGAAACAGATGGGCATGATTTCACGCATCATAGCGACGACGACACAAATGTCCCTATGCCGTCGGTCGCCGCCCTGGAACCTGACCCTGAAACTGACACTCAGGCCCTAGACTTGGAGACCAGCCTGACGGATTCCCTG GGGGAAATCAAGGATGCCCAGGGTGCACTGGATGATGCCCAGTATTTCCAAAGGCAGGAGAGCGAGTGCAagtcatcatcatcctcatcggTACCGATCCGTGTCGTGTCCAGGAAGAGGCTGCGACAGGTGTCCTCCAGTGACGAGGAGGACCCATACACAACCACGACCACGTCGCGCATCAGCACGGGGAGCAGCCGCCATCGAGTCTCGGAGGACGAGACTCGCGAGATATTGAACGTTTTTGCTGATGAGATTGCGAAGTATGTTGACACGGGTAAAACCGTGTCCATCTTAGATGTACGTGAGAAGCGTACACCTAAGATAGCTGCGCTCTCAGAAAAACAACTCCGTGAGAAACTACGAAATATTGTGAAAAATCTCAAGTTACGAAAGTCTTATATAGTTGCTTATCCGTGA